The following are encoded together in the Bradymonas sediminis genome:
- a CDS encoding PAS domain-containing sensor histidine kinase encodes MAELDRSLHTLSEQGALILDPGFDNIIAHAVDGFVIHDTRGKILDFNQAACDMLGYSPEEFRTLSVADFERDLDPGAFWENMSVDEVFTVEGTHQRKDGSTYPVETRVGAFMNDGKKVCLALCRDITQRKEDERALKTLNAELKEASERARQANRAKSHFLANMNHELRTPLNAVIGYSEFLLEQMKDHGESRYIDDLERIHTSGRHLLALITHVLDLSKIEAGKIEISLSEFDVGAMLSDIATTAKPLADKEGNTLVNAVEGALPPMRSDQTKVRQILLNLLSNASKFTQNGEIGLRSRYDAASDAFYFEVYDNGMGMSEAEMAHVFGAYNQADASIAQKFGGTGLGLAISERFCEMLQGRIEVSSKLGEGTRFHVILPRQAEIPV; translated from the coding sequence TTGGCCGAGCTGGATCGCTCCCTTCACACCCTCAGCGAGCAGGGCGCGCTCATCTTGGACCCTGGGTTTGATAATATCATCGCCCACGCGGTCGACGGGTTCGTGATCCACGATACGCGCGGCAAGATCCTCGATTTTAATCAGGCCGCCTGCGATATGCTCGGCTATAGCCCCGAGGAGTTTCGCACGCTGAGCGTCGCTGATTTTGAGCGCGATCTGGATCCCGGCGCGTTTTGGGAAAATATGTCGGTCGACGAGGTCTTTACCGTCGAGGGCACCCACCAGCGAAAAGATGGCTCGACCTACCCGGTCGAGACCCGGGTGGGCGCCTTTATGAATGACGGCAAGAAGGTCTGCCTGGCGCTTTGCCGCGACATCACTCAGCGAAAAGAAGACGAGCGCGCGCTGAAGACCCTCAACGCCGAGCTCAAAGAGGCCAGCGAGAGGGCGCGCCAGGCGAACCGGGCGAAGTCGCATTTTCTGGCGAATATGAACCATGAGTTGCGCACCCCGCTCAACGCGGTGATCGGGTATTCGGAGTTCCTGCTCGAGCAGATGAAAGACCACGGTGAATCCCGCTATATCGACGATCTCGAGCGCATCCACACCTCCGGGCGCCACCTGCTCGCCCTGATCACCCACGTGCTCGACCTGTCGAAGATCGAGGCCGGAAAGATCGAGATCTCCCTGAGTGAGTTTGACGTGGGGGCGATGCTCTCCGATATCGCAACGACCGCCAAGCCGCTGGCCGACAAAGAAGGCAACACCCTGGTCAACGCGGTCGAGGGAGCGCTGCCGCCGATGCGATCCGACCAGACCAAGGTGCGCCAGATCCTGCTCAACCTGCTGAGCAACGCCTCGAAATTCACCCAAAATGGCGAGATTGGGCTGCGTAGCCGCTATGACGCGGCCAGCGATGCCTTTTATTTTGAGGTCTACGATAACGGCATGGGCATGAGTGAGGCCGAGATGGCGCATGTCTTTGGCGCCTATAATCAGGCCGATGCCTCGATCGCCCAGAAGTTTGGCGGCACCGGCCTGGGCTTGGCGATCAGTGAACGTTTTTGCGAGATGCTCCAGGGCCGCATTGAGGTGAGCTCAAAGCTCGGCGAAGGCACGCGTTTTCACGTCATCTTGCCGCGCCAAGCTGAGATCCCCGTCTGA